One window of Novipirellula aureliae genomic DNA carries:
- the purH gene encoding bifunctional phosphoribosylaminoimidazolecarboxamide formyltransferase/IMP cyclohydrolase, protein MGLADFAHSLQEMGVALYSTGGTRKHLEESGVEVHDVADYTGFPEMMDGRVKTLHPKVFGGILGIRDREDHVASMEKHGMISFDMVVVNLYPFEATAARSGVSREECVEQIDIGGPSLVRAAAKNHRDVAIITSSEQYSRVLAELHENDGTSLKTRQTLAAEAFEHTACYDRAIADYMRGDSMSGDFPTSMHLTLKRKAHLRYGENPHQRAALYSDPSVKGANLVSARQISGKELSYNNYLDLDAALEIVRGFAEPAVSVMKHNNPCGAATGAKLSIACRKALAGDPLSAFGSVLGFNRTVDVETAELLCEPGLFIEAIVAPDFEASAVGLLTTRPRWKDNVRLMQVGRLDTLGATIQRRFISGGMLAQDADRMSSSPLQWKTATDCQVDDELWDDISFAWEMVRHVKSNAIVLAREAALIGVGAGQMSRVDSVEIAIEKAGDRAKGSVLASDAFFPFPDSIEAAAEAGVIAIVQPGGSRRDNEVIAACNEHDIPLILTGRRHFKH, encoded by the coding sequence ATGGGCCTTGCCGATTTCGCCCACTCGCTGCAAGAAATGGGCGTTGCCCTTTACAGCACGGGTGGGACGCGAAAGCATCTCGAGGAGTCGGGCGTCGAAGTTCATGACGTCGCCGACTACACCGGTTTCCCTGAAATGATGGATGGACGGGTCAAGACGCTGCACCCCAAAGTATTCGGCGGAATTCTTGGGATTCGAGACCGCGAGGACCACGTTGCCAGCATGGAAAAGCATGGCATGATTTCTTTCGATATGGTCGTCGTCAACCTCTACCCGTTCGAAGCGACCGCGGCCCGTAGCGGTGTCAGTCGCGAGGAATGCGTCGAGCAAATCGATATCGGTGGTCCAAGTTTGGTGCGGGCTGCGGCGAAGAATCACCGTGATGTCGCCATCATTACAAGTTCGGAGCAGTACAGCAGGGTGCTCGCCGAACTGCACGAAAACGACGGCACGAGCCTGAAAACACGGCAAACCTTGGCGGCGGAAGCGTTCGAGCATACCGCCTGTTACGATCGAGCGATCGCCGACTACATGCGCGGCGATTCGATGTCAGGCGACTTCCCCACGTCGATGCACCTGACGCTTAAGCGTAAGGCTCATCTGCGTTACGGCGAAAATCCACACCAACGGGCTGCGCTGTACAGCGATCCCTCGGTCAAAGGTGCCAACCTGGTTTCCGCTCGTCAAATCAGCGGCAAGGAATTGTCTTACAACAACTATTTGGACCTCGACGCCGCCTTGGAAATTGTGCGTGGGTTTGCCGAGCCAGCGGTTTCGGTGATGAAACACAACAACCCCTGCGGTGCCGCAACCGGGGCGAAGCTCAGCATTGCATGCCGCAAAGCGTTGGCAGGCGACCCCTTAAGTGCGTTTGGTTCCGTTTTGGGTTTCAATCGAACGGTCGACGTCGAGACAGCCGAACTTCTCTGTGAGCCAGGCTTATTCATTGAAGCGATTGTTGCTCCCGATTTCGAAGCGAGCGCGGTTGGCTTGTTGACCACCCGTCCACGATGGAAGGATAACGTTCGGCTGATGCAAGTCGGCCGTCTCGACACGCTTGGTGCAACGATCCAGCGGCGATTTATCAGCGGCGGGATGCTCGCCCAGGACGCTGACCGGATGTCCAGTTCCCCGTTGCAGTGGAAAACGGCCACCGACTGCCAGGTCGACGATGAACTTTGGGACGACATCTCATTCGCTTGGGAAATGGTACGTCACGTCAAGAGCAACGCGATTGTGTTGGCTAGAGAAGCGGCGCTTATCGGTGTCGGAGCGGGTCAAATGAGCCGTGTCGATAGTGTCGAAATCGCGATTGAAAAAGCGGGCGATCGTGCGAAAGGTTCCGTTCTGGCTTCGGATGCATTTTTCCCGTTCCCCGATTCGATCGAAGCGGCTGCGGAAGCAGGCGTCATCGCGATCGTCCAACCGGGCGGCTCTCGCCGTGATAACGAGGTGATCGCCGCTTGCAACGAACATGACATTCCCTTGATCCTGACCGGACGGCGACACTTCAAACATTGA
- the trpC gene encoding indole-3-glycerol phosphate synthase TrpC, translating to MTILDKILVETRQAICRDQAKRSSQELEAAIQRLPPCRDFHAALAAGNQVQLIAEVKRASPSAGLIRSDFDPVEIARCYAESGAACISVLTDEAFFQGSLEYLKAIRREVDVPLLRKDFIIDRYQLLQAREAGADCVLLIAECLTASELMELHGQALELGLQTLIELFEPGNLEAVLATETRLVGINNRDLKTFHTDLEHAIRMRKRVPKNRLLVGESGIRTHADVLRLGEAGIKAILVGESLMRQPDIRLATKTLLGG from the coding sequence ATGACCATTCTCGATAAGATTCTCGTGGAAACGCGGCAAGCGATTTGCCGCGATCAAGCGAAGCGAAGTAGCCAAGAATTGGAAGCGGCGATCCAAAGGTTGCCGCCTTGTCGCGATTTCCATGCTGCGTTGGCAGCCGGAAACCAGGTTCAACTGATTGCCGAAGTGAAACGTGCGAGCCCCTCGGCAGGATTGATCCGCAGCGATTTTGATCCAGTCGAGATCGCAAGGTGTTACGCGGAATCAGGAGCCGCCTGCATCAGCGTTTTGACCGACGAAGCCTTCTTTCAAGGTTCGCTCGAGTATCTAAAAGCGATCCGCCGCGAAGTCGATGTGCCGCTGCTGAGAAAGGATTTTATTATCGACCGCTACCAATTGCTGCAAGCTCGTGAAGCGGGCGCCGACTGTGTGCTGTTGATCGCGGAATGCTTGACCGCCAGCGAATTAATGGAGCTTCATGGTCAGGCACTCGAATTGGGGCTACAAACTCTGATCGAGTTGTTTGAGCCTGGTAACCTGGAGGCCGTCTTGGCAACCGAGACGCGGTTGGTGGGGATCAACAACCGCGACTTAAAGACGTTTCATACCGATTTAGAGCATGCAATTCGGATGAGAAAACGCGTGCCGAAGAATCGTTTGCTGGTCGGCGAAAGTGGCATTCGTACTCATGCCGATGTGCTGCGACTCGGGGAAGCGGGTATTAAAGCGATCTTGGTCGGTGAATCGCTGATGCGGCAACCCGATATTCGCTTGGCAACCAAGACGCTACTTGGTGGGTAG
- a CDS encoding alpha/beta hydrolase, translating to MTLQNNLLRPSLTPTVFLLVSALVGSSTAFVQAEGPSSLHSFLNERYSDSEGRAGLCDVYTPQGDPPKNGFATVIVIHGGAWMSGSKWVIQSYSRFLAQHGYAAVTINYRLAPEYPFPTQVDDVRQAALWVKQNSGRFHFDVDRLGLFGYSAGGHLSLMVSSLQDESAAAKLASSHWPADDSRWGQLPTFRAACVGGPPCDFRDLPLDNTTLAFFFGGSRREKPSAYEAASPIAYVSKDDPPVHIIHGESDLLVPIQTSVAFREAMQKAGASCGLTRLPDQGHAMAFLNPKTREEMRAFFDRTLTLPTK from the coding sequence ATGACTCTTCAAAACAACCTGTTGCGGCCCAGCCTGACACCCACGGTTTTCCTGCTCGTTTCAGCACTCGTTGGCTCGAGCACGGCGTTCGTCCAGGCCGAAGGTCCGTCGTCGCTCCATTCGTTTCTTAACGAGCGATACAGTGACAGCGAGGGCCGCGCTGGTTTGTGCGATGTTTATACCCCGCAGGGCGACCCACCCAAAAATGGCTTTGCAACGGTGATCGTCATTCACGGAGGTGCCTGGATGAGCGGCAGCAAGTGGGTGATCCAAAGCTATTCGCGTTTTTTGGCTCAGCACGGTTATGCCGCCGTCACGATCAATTACCGGCTTGCTCCCGAGTACCCTTTTCCCACTCAGGTGGACGACGTACGGCAAGCGGCTCTTTGGGTGAAGCAAAACTCCGGACGCTTCCACTTTGACGTCGATCGTTTGGGGTTATTTGGCTATTCCGCCGGAGGGCATTTGTCGCTGATGGTTTCATCGCTTCAAGATGAATCGGCTGCAGCGAAATTGGCGAGCAGCCATTGGCCCGCCGACGATTCGCGTTGGGGACAACTACCAACCTTTCGTGCGGCTTGTGTTGGCGGGCCGCCATGTGACTTCCGTGATTTGCCACTCGACAATACCACCTTGGCATTCTTCTTTGGAGGATCCCGTCGCGAAAAACCAAGTGCCTATGAAGCCGCCTCGCCAATCGCATACGTTTCAAAAGACGATCCCCCCGTCCACATCATCCATGGTGAATCGGACCTGTTGGTGCCGATTCAAACCAGTGTTGCGTTTCGTGAAGCGATGCAGAAGGCGGGCGCCAGCTGCGGATTGACTCGTTTACCCGACCAAGGCCATGCAATGGCTTTTCTGAATCCAAAAACCCGTGAAGAGATGCGAGCGTTCTTCGACCGAACGTTGACACTACCCACCAAGTAG
- the ribA gene encoding GTP cyclohydrolase II: protein MPTELSSVPEAVEAIRRGEVIIVVDAEDRENEGDFVCAAEKATPENVNFMLSGRGQLCVPILPEDCKRLDLSAMVPNNDAPLKTAFMTPIDIRTAKTGITAPEKSETILKMIADDCSADDFVRPGHVYPLLAKEGGVLRRAGHTEAAVDLARMAGLKPAGVVCEILDESGDRASRDGLSEIAKKHNLKIISIEQLIAHRRVSEKLISRAAEATVPTMYGGFQVICYAVQYENQTPIALTYGDLTAPGPPPLVRMHSSCFTGDLIGSLRCDCGDQLHIALDMISKEGRGALVYLPQEGRGIGLVQKMRAYALQDKGLDTVEANHALGFKADMRDYGIGLQVLKDLGLHEIRLLTNNPKKTEAFNLRGFDLRVVDQVPIIPDVNEFNKRYLDTKREKMGHKLPIR, encoded by the coding sequence ATGCCAACCGAGCTGAGTTCCGTACCTGAAGCCGTCGAGGCGATTCGCCGGGGCGAAGTCATCATCGTCGTCGATGCTGAAGACCGTGAAAATGAGGGTGATTTCGTGTGTGCCGCAGAAAAGGCGACACCCGAGAACGTCAATTTCATGCTTTCAGGTCGTGGCCAACTGTGTGTCCCCATTTTGCCCGAAGATTGCAAACGGTTGGATTTATCCGCGATGGTGCCCAACAATGACGCACCGCTCAAAACCGCGTTTATGACGCCCATCGATATTCGAACGGCAAAAACCGGCATCACGGCACCTGAAAAGAGCGAGACCATTTTGAAGATGATTGCGGACGATTGTTCCGCAGACGATTTCGTTCGCCCTGGACACGTGTACCCGCTCCTTGCCAAAGAAGGAGGTGTGCTGCGTCGTGCTGGTCACACCGAAGCAGCGGTCGATTTGGCCCGCATGGCTGGACTGAAGCCTGCTGGCGTCGTTTGCGAAATCCTCGACGAGTCTGGCGACCGAGCTTCACGCGACGGGCTTTCTGAGATCGCCAAAAAACACAACTTGAAAATTATCAGTATCGAACAATTGATCGCTCACCGCCGAGTCAGCGAAAAGCTGATCAGCCGAGCTGCCGAAGCAACCGTGCCAACAATGTACGGCGGTTTCCAGGTCATTTGTTATGCGGTCCAGTATGAAAACCAAACGCCAATCGCATTAACGTACGGCGATCTGACCGCCCCAGGACCGCCACCACTGGTGCGAATGCATAGCAGTTGTTTCACCGGTGATTTGATCGGTTCACTTCGCTGCGATTGTGGTGACCAATTGCACATCGCTTTGGATATGATCAGTAAAGAGGGTCGCGGCGCATTGGTCTATCTGCCCCAGGAAGGACGCGGAATCGGGCTCGTGCAAAAGATGCGTGCCTATGCGCTTCAAGATAAAGGACTCGATACCGTCGAAGCCAATCATGCACTTGGGTTCAAAGCCGATATGCGAGACTATGGTATTGGGCTGCAAGTGTTGAAAGATCTCGGACTGCACGAAATCCGGTTGCTAACCAACAATCCCAAGAAAACCGAAGCGTTCAACCTACGCGGATTCGACCTTCGCGTCGTCGATCAAGTGCCGATCATTCCGGACGTCAATGAATTTAACAAACGCTATCTCGACACGAAGCGAGAAAAGATGGGCCACAAACTGCCGATCCGGTAG
- a CDS encoding DsbA family protein — protein MITSKWPRTDFRNFGLCIAALCFLLGPANVMFAEDNAAQKSPRKAVVLSNVKLDTSAWPMIGNPDAEKVFVELFDYTCSHCRETHQSIKGAKMTYGDRLAVLSLPVPMDGKCNPTVSSTRAASSEACDLAKLSIAVWAVDRAAFSGFHDFLFESRPTYNQALQRAFTIVDRDELNAMLASSIPTEFINKHVQLYQRAGSGTIPKLMFPRTTIVGAVHSTNELNSLIERHCF, from the coding sequence ATGATTACATCCAAATGGCCTCGTACCGATTTCCGTAATTTTGGGCTTTGCATTGCGGCCCTTTGCTTCTTGTTAGGCCCAGCCAACGTGATGTTTGCTGAAGACAACGCTGCCCAGAAATCGCCTCGAAAGGCGGTCGTATTGAGCAATGTCAAGCTTGATACATCAGCCTGGCCAATGATAGGCAATCCCGATGCAGAGAAAGTCTTTGTTGAACTATTCGACTACACTTGCTCGCATTGCCGAGAAACCCATCAATCGATTAAGGGTGCGAAAATGACGTATGGTGATCGCTTGGCTGTGCTGAGTTTGCCAGTACCGATGGATGGAAAATGCAACCCAACGGTGTCGTCGACCAGAGCGGCCAGTTCCGAAGCGTGCGATTTAGCGAAGTTGTCGATCGCTGTGTGGGCCGTCGATCGGGCTGCCTTTAGTGGCTTCCATGATTTCCTTTTTGAATCGAGACCAACCTACAACCAAGCGCTCCAACGCGCCTTTACGATCGTTGATCGTGATGAGCTCAATGCCATGCTTGCAAGTTCCATCCCGACCGAATTCATCAATAAGCATGTTCAGCTGTACCAGCGAGCTGGTTCGGGGACAATTCCCAAGCTAATGTTTCCGAGAACGACGATCGTCGGTGCGGTTCATTCGACCAACGAACTCAATTCATTGATTGAACGCCATTGTTTTTGA
- a CDS encoding cupin domain-containing protein: MNATTFLDLATEVDIPADGTISKTLYQDERLKVILFGFAAGQELSEHTAAVPAILQFLDGEAEITLGEQTLTSGANTFVHMEANLPHSISAKVPTRMLLLLLKGK; this comes from the coding sequence ATGAATGCGACGACCTTTCTCGATCTTGCAACGGAAGTGGATATTCCCGCAGACGGCACGATTAGCAAAACGCTTTACCAGGACGAGCGACTGAAAGTGATTTTGTTTGGTTTCGCTGCAGGCCAAGAACTTTCGGAACATACCGCTGCAGTGCCTGCCATTTTGCAGTTCCTCGACGGAGAAGCCGAAATCACCCTCGGAGAGCAAACGTTGACATCAGGGGCAAACACATTTGTCCATATGGAAGCGAATTTGCCACATAGTATTTCTGCCAAAGTGCCGACTCGAATGTTGCTGTTGCTATTGAAGGGGAAATAG
- a CDS encoding lipopolysaccharide assembly protein LapA domain-containing protein: MMQKIRWFFLILAVIVALAIALQNNEPTTIQLFFFSQQLSLSLLILLSLGIGFLLGSIMTYLMLRSRKKAKARAEAQKVAARKAASQKAASQKATKPLDAVDELTQ; this comes from the coding sequence ATGATGCAGAAAATACGTTGGTTTTTTTTGATTTTGGCAGTGATCGTAGCTTTGGCGATCGCGCTTCAAAATAACGAACCGACCACAATCCAGCTGTTTTTCTTCAGTCAGCAGCTTTCTCTCTCTTTGCTAATCCTGCTGTCCCTCGGTATCGGCTTTCTGCTCGGATCGATCATGACCTATTTGATGCTGAGGTCACGAAAAAAGGCAAAAGCGAGAGCGGAAGCCCAAAAAGTGGCCGCCCGAAAGGCCGCGTCGCAGAAGGCCGCCTCGCAGAAGGCGACCAAACCACTCGATGCGGTTGACGAACTGACCCAGTAG
- a CDS encoding ImuA family protein, with amino-acid sequence MTTQQTFAFMEFATPSVPSVTGTRTAKMQTVKPATLPPQQKTEKQTPAISVSKPASPAELSNAETDRKSILDRLRQKARCVTASSTKTRMSLPTGCFAIDQELLQGGLRADAVTEWIADSDSSGAAALSMAVAANCLRLDRLMGPIVIVDTNHSFFPPAAISLGIPADRMILVRPHCHRDCVWAIDQALRCEAVAAVWSIVRSRLNDCDARRFQLAAEEGCTTGLLVRPASARGQANFADARLHVKRIAAESAPQRKADASCSSRLGTPLEVTLDRGRGHSRGKRVWVQIDDSARLQSIAHPQTRDAAKKDSHDKTTAVHLASQLAHPKPSSTRTSPDRKRRA; translated from the coding sequence GTGACCACCCAGCAAACTTTTGCATTTATGGAATTCGCGACTCCATCGGTCCCCTCGGTGACCGGAACGCGGACGGCGAAAATGCAGACGGTCAAACCGGCAACGCTGCCCCCGCAACAGAAAACGGAGAAGCAAACTCCTGCCATCTCGGTTTCAAAACCTGCTTCGCCTGCCGAGTTGTCGAATGCAGAAACGGATCGGAAATCGATCTTAGACCGACTGCGTCAGAAAGCTCGCTGCGTGACAGCATCCTCGACCAAGACACGGATGTCACTACCGACCGGTTGCTTCGCGATCGACCAAGAATTGTTGCAAGGTGGATTGCGAGCCGATGCGGTGACCGAGTGGATTGCGGATAGCGACAGCAGTGGTGCGGCAGCGTTATCGATGGCTGTCGCTGCGAATTGTTTGCGTCTCGACCGTTTGATGGGGCCAATCGTGATCGTCGATACCAATCATTCTTTCTTTCCACCCGCAGCGATTTCGCTCGGCATCCCGGCTGACCGGATGATTTTGGTGCGTCCCCATTGCCATCGTGATTGCGTTTGGGCGATCGATCAAGCGCTTCGCTGTGAAGCGGTCGCCGCGGTTTGGTCGATTGTCCGATCAAGGCTCAATGACTGTGATGCGCGTCGTTTTCAACTCGCCGCCGAAGAAGGCTGCACGACGGGCCTACTCGTTCGTCCTGCTTCCGCACGCGGCCAAGCAAATTTCGCCGACGCTCGGCTGCACGTCAAACGCATTGCAGCGGAATCCGCCCCTCAGCGAAAAGCCGACGCATCCTGCTCGTCTCGTTTGGGCACGCCGCTCGAAGTGACCCTCGATCGCGGACGCGGGCACAGCCGAGGTAAACGTGTTTGGGTCCAAATTGACGATTCTGCTCGGCTGCAATCGATTGCTCATCCGCAAACGAGAGACGCTGCGAAGAAAGATTCCCATGACAAAACGACTGCTGTGCATTTGGCTTCCCAATTGGCCCATCCAAAGC